Proteins co-encoded in one Acidobacteriota bacterium genomic window:
- a CDS encoding DUF4398 domain-containing protein produces MQLAIRNGRYFILFLLILFSISLSRTAHCQTPKGNVDEISVVTFFPDKKTSVVMANDATYPGVRGDYKVDLNERGIATIEVNLKKLPSVFDLQGTFSTYVLWAVLDDGSTVFLRQIPSSKEETVDRDFKDEFSRGKSFALVLTAEPHHMVREPSRTIILRSGPAVGDNANRTSPKKVQYQLSENDYFQDRPKVDKKKDKEYREFRRTPLSLLGARYAVTMASNAGADTEASKLLNEARDSLNKVNQLWQQKGNEKEIESLANITIGLAANAEKKAIESRRVQKIDQEKSRAASALDESVDELRQANEKIERLTEELNTVRARRDSLERDYLNKESQSNRLEKDARDAVKKAEDFAAENLELRIDIEKLKDEVQRYRAAKEFLDEMPVLEGFLKTFGVVQKKPNGLVLTINEPYWMQPDSAEFATENLERLETLAKKIADSKFIRIQISSFSTATGENVPAGQAFAEIRGAAIREYFKKFGVDPKRMTAKAFVQGPLAGKPKKGLPINLNWIEIDFASLD; encoded by the coding sequence ATGCAGCTTGCGATAAGAAACGGGCGATACTTCATCCTCTTTTTGCTTATCTTATTCAGTATTTCTCTTTCTCGTACCGCTCACTGCCAGACTCCGAAGGGGAACGTCGATGAGATCTCGGTTGTGACTTTCTTCCCTGATAAAAAGACAAGTGTGGTCATGGCCAACGATGCCACCTATCCGGGGGTTCGCGGAGACTATAAGGTTGACTTAAACGAACGGGGCATCGCCACTATTGAAGTTAACCTGAAAAAACTTCCATCGGTTTTTGACCTGCAGGGAACATTCTCAACCTATGTCCTTTGGGCCGTACTGGATGATGGGTCGACAGTTTTCTTGAGACAGATCCCATCCAGCAAGGAGGAAACTGTTGATCGGGATTTCAAAGATGAGTTTTCTCGCGGAAAGAGCTTTGCGCTAGTGCTCACGGCAGAACCTCACCATATGGTAAGGGAACCCAGCCGAACCATCATCCTTCGCAGCGGCCCCGCCGTCGGTGATAACGCTAATAGAACTAGCCCCAAAAAGGTTCAGTATCAGTTGAGCGAGAACGACTATTTTCAGGATCGCCCGAAAGTCGACAAGAAAAAAGATAAGGAATACAGAGAATTTCGTCGGACACCTCTTTCCTTATTAGGGGCGCGATATGCCGTTACGATGGCCTCGAATGCCGGGGCCGACACGGAAGCTTCGAAATTGCTAAACGAAGCGCGGGATTCACTTAATAAGGTGAATCAGCTCTGGCAACAAAAAGGAAATGAAAAGGAGATCGAGTCACTGGCCAATATTACGATCGGGCTTGCTGCGAATGCCGAGAAGAAGGCTATCGAAAGCAGACGGGTTCAGAAAATCGACCAGGAGAAATCGCGGGCAGCATCGGCTCTCGACGAATCCGTCGATGAGCTTCGCCAGGCAAATGAAAAGATCGAACGTCTCACTGAGGAACTCAATACAGTAAGAGCCCGCAGGGACAGCCTCGAACGCGACTATCTGAATAAGGAATCGCAGAGCAATCGTCTCGAAAAGGATGCCCGCGATGCCGTGAAAAAAGCAGAAGACTTTGCTGCCGAGAATCTGGAACTGAGGATCGACATTGAAAAGCTGAAAGACGAGGTTCAACGTTACAGAGCCGCAAAGGAGTTCTTAGATGAGATGCCGGTTCTTGAAGGCTTCTTGAAGACCTTTGGGGTCGTTCAGAAAAAGCCGAATGGCTTAGTTCTCACGATCAATGAACCGTATTGGATGCAGCCGGATTCCGCCGAATTTGCGACTGAAAATCTTGAAAGACTGGAAACACTGGCGAAAAAGATCGCGGATTCTAAGTTCATTCGTATCCAGATCAGTTCTTTCTCAACGGCAACTGGTGAAAATGTACCTGCCGGGCAGGCTTTTGCTGAAATTCGTGGGGCAGCCATAAGGGAGTACTTCAAAAAGTTTGGGGTGGATCCCAAACGCATGACCGCAAAGGCGTTTGTGCAGGGGCCGCTGGCAGGAAAGCCTAAAAAAGGCTTGCCGATAAATTTGAATTGGATCGAGATCGATTTTGCGTCATTAGACTGA
- a CDS encoding AraC family transcriptional regulator: protein MEYDFLNIRSILIFICILQGLIFAGLLVNRGIKQRTKADLWLALLLVVLSSSLITPFIGFANVYDLNQWLTYFPFSISYLPPVLVWFYVLSLTNSQWKLTRKDLLYLIPTAVYLVFRFTIFFQSEAWKGWFDGAYYRPVIGPLVFATEFAWSVLLLFWSIRHYRKYRNWLDENFSDTEKIKFDWLRNFLYTFSAILLLGALFDFTNSFLFRLSYIQYFYFEVVLALSTYYLAVAGYLRSKTIDLTFSDAPAKATESRRSLLSDNELERLKEKLQAVMRDERPYLEPTITLTDLTRIVGVNSNVLSHAINQGFDKNFNDFINEYRINEVKSKLRDADESSLLAIAFDSGFNSKATFNRAFKKFTGVSPKEYQDNLTAK from the coding sequence GTGGAATACGATTTCCTAAACATTAGAAGCATCCTCATCTTTATCTGCATCCTGCAAGGTCTGATCTTTGCGGGGCTGCTCGTAAATCGCGGGATCAAGCAGAGGACGAAAGCCGATCTGTGGCTCGCGTTGCTGCTGGTCGTACTGAGCTCGAGCCTGATCACGCCGTTTATCGGGTTTGCGAATGTTTATGACCTGAATCAATGGCTAACGTACTTTCCTTTCTCGATCAGCTATCTGCCGCCGGTTCTGGTCTGGTTTTACGTACTTAGTCTGACGAATTCGCAGTGGAAATTAACACGAAAGGACCTGCTTTATCTGATCCCAACGGCCGTGTATCTTGTATTCCGGTTCACGATATTTTTTCAGAGCGAGGCTTGGAAAGGATGGTTTGATGGGGCGTATTACCGTCCGGTCATAGGGCCGCTGGTATTTGCGACCGAATTCGCGTGGAGCGTGCTGCTGTTATTTTGGTCGATCCGGCATTACCGGAAATACCGAAATTGGCTCGACGAAAATTTCTCCGACACTGAAAAGATTAAGTTCGACTGGCTGCGGAATTTTCTTTACACGTTTTCGGCGATCCTGCTGCTCGGGGCGTTGTTTGATTTTACGAACAGTTTTCTGTTTCGGCTTTCTTATATTCAGTACTTTTATTTTGAGGTAGTTCTCGCGCTTTCGACCTACTATTTAGCGGTTGCTGGCTATCTACGGTCAAAAACCATTGACCTGACTTTTTCTGATGCTCCCGCCAAGGCGACCGAATCGCGGCGTTCGCTACTTTCCGACAACGAACTAGAACGCCTGAAAGAAAAGCTGCAGGCCGTAATGCGCGACGAACGGCCCTATCTCGAACCCACGATCACGCTGACCGACCTGACGCGGATCGTCGGCGTCAATTCCAACGTGCTCTCGCACGCGATCAATCAGGGATTTGATAAGAATTTCAACGATTTCATAAACGAATACCGAATAAACGAAGTCAAATCCAAGCTCCGTGACGCCGACGAATCGTCGCTGCTCGCCATCGCCTTCGACAGCGGTTTTAATTCAAAAGCCACCTTCAACCGGGCATTCAAAAAATTTACCGGCGTTTCGCCAAAGGAATATCAGGACAATTTGACCGCTAAATAG
- a CDS encoding S41 family peptidase, with amino-acid sequence MNKLFLAAILALITFAGTAVSQSKTFYQTIDGNWEGTLEYQDYSENKRVKLKTFLIVKAAVDGNSAEITTVYDDFGTIIKDVETEKIDTAAKRFLSGDFEYKIESVENGKIVLLGSGQDGEKVEPMRKTITFDDNSLTFLKETRTPWQFRNRLTLKRTSENILEKKTFSPAQLKEDLEVLKKALVSLHPGVYRYNTPENLEREFAKIEAKLNTPLSENTAFLLFSQLTEKIKCGHTYLNPYNQNSVVRERIFNGKTFLPFYFRIIDGRFIVTENASPNPLALGSEITKINGIPVKKIIDELLTVTRGDGNSTLEHRINSLELTRFEAERYALFDMYFPLFFPVRDEKFSIEAIDLVTKKKINFHVPAVTKSDRKQEMAKRYGKTPTYDDGWKFEIQDNSTGYLKVENFITWRLKTIKFKEFLANAFAELRAKNIKNLIIDVRGNGGGDMDPGFEISRYLAKQQLPPYAESRRLVRNVSANPELSKFVSTYDDAIMYALKNGVPAAFYRKFDANYFEIIGREDYPAVEPYENNFTGRTFVIADSSNASATFQFLDYIQQNRLATIVGQTTGGNKQGINGGNYLFLTLPNSKAEIDIPLYFQSPLKPKKDESVVPEIVVKRKTEDIGNKFDREMDVIRAMIAKGIRQ; translated from the coding sequence ATGAACAAATTATTCTTAGCAGCGATCTTAGCCTTAATAACCTTTGCGGGAACCGCAGTTTCACAAAGTAAAACCTTCTATCAAACCATCGACGGAAACTGGGAAGGAACGCTTGAGTATCAAGACTATTCGGAAAACAAACGCGTAAAGCTCAAGACATTTCTGATAGTTAAAGCCGCTGTAGACGGTAATTCTGCCGAGATCACGACCGTTTACGACGACTTTGGGACGATCATTAAAGATGTCGAAACAGAGAAGATCGATACAGCCGCGAAGAGATTCCTATCAGGCGATTTTGAATACAAGATCGAATCGGTCGAGAACGGAAAGATCGTCCTGCTCGGCAGCGGCCAGGACGGCGAGAAGGTTGAGCCGATGCGAAAGACGATCACTTTTGACGACAATTCCTTAACTTTCTTAAAGGAAACGCGAACGCCGTGGCAATTCCGCAATCGACTCACACTAAAGCGAACGAGTGAGAACATTCTCGAAAAAAAGACATTTTCACCGGCACAGTTAAAAGAAGATCTTGAGGTGCTGAAGAAGGCTTTGGTTTCACTGCATCCAGGTGTCTATCGCTACAACACACCCGAAAACCTGGAGCGCGAGTTCGCCAAGATCGAGGCAAAACTCAACACGCCGCTATCCGAGAATACCGCCTTTCTTTTGTTTTCGCAGCTTACCGAAAAGATCAAATGCGGCCACACCTATCTGAATCCGTACAATCAAAACAGCGTCGTCCGAGAGCGGATATTCAACGGCAAGACCTTTCTTCCATTCTATTTCCGCATCATCGATGGTAGGTTCATCGTCACCGAAAACGCCTCGCCAAATCCCCTCGCACTCGGAAGTGAGATCACAAAGATCAATGGAATTCCAGTCAAGAAGATCATTGACGAACTATTGACCGTAACAAGAGGTGACGGGAATTCAACGCTCGAACATCGGATCAATTCACTGGAATTAACCCGCTTTGAGGCAGAAAGATACGCCCTCTTCGATATGTATTTCCCACTGTTTTTCCCTGTCAGAGACGAGAAGTTTTCGATCGAGGCGATAGATCTTGTCACTAAGAAGAAGATCAACTTTCATGTTCCTGCCGTAACCAAGTCAGACCGCAAACAGGAAATGGCTAAGCGTTACGGCAAAACGCCTACGTACGACGACGGCTGGAAATTTGAGATCCAGGATAATTCGACGGGCTACCTGAAGGTCGAGAATTTCATCACCTGGCGGCTCAAAACGATAAAATTCAAGGAGTTTCTGGCAAATGCATTCGCAGAGCTGCGGGCAAAAAATATCAAAAACCTTATCATCGACGTTCGCGGAAACGGCGGCGGCGATATGGATCCCGGATTTGAGATCTCGCGCTATTTGGCCAAGCAACAGCTGCCGCCGTACGCCGAAAGCCGGCGACTGGTACGCAATGTCTCGGCAAACCCGGAACTTTCTAAATTTGTCAGCACCTACGATGATGCGATCATGTACGCACTCAAAAACGGCGTTCCGGCAGCATTTTATCGAAAGTTTGACGCAAATTACTTCGAGATAATCGGCCGCGAAGACTATCCGGCTGTCGAACCTTACGAGAACAATTTCACCGGACGCACATTTGTTATCGCTGATTCAAGTAACGCCTCCGCGACCTTCCAGTTTCTCGACTATATCCAGCAAAACCGTCTCGCAACCATCGTCGGCCAAACGACGGGTGGCAATAAACAAGGGATAAATGGTGGCAATTACCTATTCCTGACGCTGCCGAACTCAAAAGCTGAGATCGATATTCCGCTCTATTTCCAGTCACCGCTGAAGCCGAAAAAAGACGAGAGCGTCGTGCCAGAGATCGTCGTAAAAAGAAAAACCGAGGACATCGGCAACAAGTTCGACCGCGAGATGGATGTGATCAGAGCCATGATCGCAAAGGGAATTCGCCAATAA
- a CDS encoding SUMF1/EgtB/PvdO family nonheme iron enzyme, which produces MKRTLSRIFFIAAATALAVIGSKAQEYRGVVPGLVRYVKDGKVKESSLYDSSHALVIGMNDYKYWKPLQGPGRDVEAVRSVLTEHGFDVTVKMNLTGVELKKAIETFVNTYGLDGNKRILVYFAGHGHTLKSPDGRDFGYIVPIDAPDPRKNELLFKQVALDFKTITGIAGSIQTKHSLFVFDSCFSGHLTTRSDSNTIPPSISEFISKPVRQFITSGSANQEVNDDSAFRRFFVSGLQGEADLNRDSFVTANELFNYLSKKVVDEMKREQTPTYGKIEDAELRFGDMVFALKKNVPPDTSEDRLFEEAKEANTVQSYSVFLNTQRSGKYSAQALNLFLNAYNRENRDSPKISVAAQPTAAVYRAAELAPKPFEFDTVMLDGMGAEITKERKTANSVDEDLGNGVTIRLVQIPYGKFKMGSVDAEPIHNVDIPAFFMGVNEITKKEWEAVAKMPKVKISLKKDPAPNLVGDDLPVVNISWADAIEFCERLSRFTGHVYTLPSEAEWEYAARAGSDALFAFGPRLKDDLANFDASNISKENVQGQARNRLMPVGSFRFANRFGLFNMHGNAAEWVFDSWVPNYVGAPADGTARITTSEKKVIRGGNYELTATGVCSTCRSWLDVGSYSNKVGFRIVLRSTVGN; this is translated from the coding sequence ATGAAAAGAACCCTCTCTCGGATATTTTTTATCGCGGCCGCCACTGCATTAGCGGTTATTGGAAGCAAGGCCCAGGAATATCGCGGTGTTGTTCCTGGCCTCGTCAGATATGTAAAAGATGGAAAGGTGAAAGAATCGAGCCTGTACGACAGTAGCCATGCACTAGTGATCGGTATGAACGATTACAAGTACTGGAAACCATTGCAGGGCCCCGGTCGAGATGTTGAAGCTGTAAGGTCCGTCTTAACCGAACACGGATTCGACGTCACGGTAAAAATGAATCTCACCGGCGTTGAGTTAAAAAAGGCTATCGAGACTTTTGTCAATACATACGGTTTAGACGGCAACAAGCGGATACTCGTCTATTTTGCGGGACACGGACATACGCTGAAATCCCCTGATGGTCGCGATTTTGGCTATATTGTTCCAATTGATGCTCCGGATCCCAGAAAGAACGAACTGCTATTCAAGCAAGTCGCCCTTGATTTCAAGACAATTACAGGTATTGCAGGCAGCATTCAGACCAAGCACTCGCTATTTGTATTCGACAGCTGTTTTTCGGGCCACCTCACCACCCGGTCTGACAGCAATACAATTCCTCCGTCGATCTCAGAGTTTATAAGCAAACCAGTTCGCCAGTTCATCACCTCGGGCAGTGCAAACCAGGAAGTGAATGACGACAGTGCATTTCGTCGGTTCTTTGTTTCCGGTTTACAAGGGGAAGCCGATCTCAATCGTGATTCCTTTGTAACCGCAAATGAACTGTTTAATTACCTTTCAAAGAAAGTTGTCGATGAAATGAAACGGGAACAAACGCCCACCTATGGAAAGATCGAGGACGCTGAACTCAGATTTGGAGACATGGTTTTCGCTCTGAAAAAGAACGTACCGCCCGACACGTCTGAGGATAGGTTGTTCGAAGAAGCCAAAGAAGCGAATACTGTTCAATCTTACTCTGTGTTTCTGAACACGCAGAGATCGGGAAAATACTCAGCTCAAGCGTTGAATTTGTTTCTTAATGCTTACAACCGCGAGAATCGGGATTCGCCAAAGATATCTGTCGCAGCTCAGCCTACGGCCGCGGTCTATCGAGCCGCAGAACTTGCACCAAAACCATTCGAATTTGACACCGTCATGTTGGATGGAATGGGTGCGGAAATAACAAAAGAAAGAAAAACCGCCAATTCGGTTGATGAAGATCTCGGGAATGGAGTTACGATTCGCCTGGTCCAAATTCCATATGGGAAATTCAAGATGGGCAGCGTCGACGCGGAACCGATCCACAACGTCGACATTCCGGCTTTTTTTATGGGGGTGAACGAGATAACAAAAAAGGAATGGGAGGCGGTCGCCAAAATGCCCAAGGTGAAGATCTCCTTGAAAAAAGATCCCGCACCGAATCTGGTCGGCGATGATCTGCCCGTCGTGAATATATCCTGGGCAGACGCGATCGAGTTCTGCGAACGACTAAGCCGATTCACCGGGCATGTATATACCCTGCCGTCTGAGGCCGAGTGGGAATATGCTGCTCGAGCGGGGTCTGATGCGTTGTTCGCGTTTGGACCGCGGTTAAAGGATGATCTGGCTAATTTCGATGCAAGTAACATTTCAAAAGAGAACGTACAGGGGCAAGCTCGTAACCGTTTGATGCCGGTTGGCAGTTTCCGCTTCGCGAATCGATTTGGACTTTTCAATATGCACGGAAATGCCGCCGAATGGGTTTTTGATAGCTGGGTTCCTAACTACGTAGGTGCTCCCGCCGACGGAACCGCCCGGATCACGACAAGCGAAAAAAAGGTGATCCGCGGAGGCAATTACGAACTGACCGCGACTGGTGTCTGTTCGACGTGCAGGAGTTGGCTCGACGTCGGATCTTACTCTAATAAGGTCGGGTTCCGTATCGTTTTGCGTTCGACGGTCGGCAATTAA
- a CDS encoding serine/threonine protein kinase, which yields MDNLHDSEVAASAKADSSKLSETTTIDFNEPGTLVGRVLDGRFFIEKNLTDGGADTGGIGVVYLAKDTKLMGKDVVVKILNENALKHPDIVRKFEHEKEALIRLDHPGIVRILDSGILNDGNPFMVMDYIRGHSLRKAIQLAGRLPLDVAANVIESVTDALTAAHSEKVLHRDIKPENIMLTPIEEGLYRVRLIDFGIARVGESKLAPETEISRAIGSILYIAPEQLIGRLDLTPAADIFSTAIVAYEILTGEVPFKPVALAEMYQLEKDGVITPPTALRPDMPREAERILLSALEFDPEKRPQNARAFGRYLAHELRSDGRETDRFFASIKTEFHSSPTQSMELEHAIEFDTIKRIEATSPVDKLLRAAKFVLPVAIVLALIGITGAYFAWNSAAPSPPAAQPSANSLPNDLGPERKFAYYLMVQKMRNGKPFEAPYRSTGQATVERLPNDYDVCARIRRLHVRFQSG from the coding sequence ATGGATAACTTGCACGATTCTGAAGTCGCGGCTTCTGCGAAGGCGGATTCGTCTAAACTTTCGGAAACAACAACAATCGATTTCAATGAACCGGGCACACTCGTAGGCCGGGTACTTGATGGCCGCTTTTTCATCGAGAAAAATCTTACGGATGGTGGTGCAGACACTGGCGGAATAGGTGTCGTCTATCTGGCCAAAGATACCAAGTTGATGGGAAAGGATGTGGTCGTCAAGATCCTGAATGAGAATGCTCTCAAACATCCTGATATCGTTCGCAAATTCGAACACGAGAAAGAAGCTCTTATTAGGCTCGACCATCCCGGCATTGTCAGGATCCTCGATTCAGGTATCCTCAACGACGGAAATCCATTCATGGTAATGGATTATATTCGAGGGCACTCGCTCCGCAAGGCGATACAACTCGCAGGCAGATTACCCCTTGATGTTGCCGCGAATGTTATCGAAAGTGTCACTGACGCGTTAACAGCAGCCCACAGCGAAAAAGTCTTACATCGCGATATCAAGCCCGAAAATATTATGCTGACTCCGATCGAGGAAGGCCTCTATCGAGTTCGTCTAATCGATTTTGGCATTGCTCGAGTTGGGGAGTCGAAGCTTGCGCCAGAAACGGAGATTTCACGAGCCATCGGCTCGATACTTTACATAGCCCCGGAACAATTGATCGGCAGATTGGACCTGACGCCGGCGGCTGATATTTTCTCGACGGCTATAGTTGCTTACGAAATACTAACGGGTGAGGTACCGTTCAAACCAGTTGCCCTAGCCGAGATGTATCAGCTCGAAAAGGACGGAGTGATCACCCCACCTACTGCATTGCGTCCCGACATGCCTCGCGAAGCGGAGCGAATTCTACTCTCGGCCCTTGAGTTCGACCCAGAAAAGCGTCCGCAAAATGCTAGAGCGTTCGGCCGCTATCTCGCGCATGAATTGCGAAGTGACGGGCGGGAAACGGATCGTTTTTTTGCCTCGATCAAGACAGAATTCCACAGTTCACCCACTCAGTCGATGGAACTCGAGCATGCTATCGAATTTGACACGATCAAACGCATTGAAGCCACTAGCCCGGTCGACAAGCTGCTCCGAGCGGCCAAGTTTGTATTGCCGGTCGCAATAGTTCTTGCATTGATCGGAATAACTGGCGCTTATTTTGCCTGGAATTCAGCTGCACCTTCGCCACCGGCCGCTCAACCTTCGGCGAATAGCCTCCCGAACGACCTTGGCCCTGAGCGGAAATTTGCGTATTACCTTATGGTCCAGAAAATGCGCAATGGTAAACCATTCGAAGCCCCATACCGCTCCACTGGGCAGGCGACGGTTGAGCGATTACCAAACGATTATGACGTTTGTGCCCGAATCAGAAGGCTACATGTACGTTTTCAATCAGGGTAA
- a CDS encoding carboxypeptidase regulatory-like domain-containing protein, with the protein MIRVSGNFSDSSLLVFKAQNFLAGILLLILLTVVSIGAQDTVTGGFQGDVSDNRTGNPIAGAVVTIRSDQTGATYNLTTDSKGVFFQGLLAPGSYQIRIAVPGFRERLLRRVIRITATGDIVPVPVSMEPETTPSASPVVPEEPDNIRVVINTIDARRSSSTKKEEIAQIPIGGNGITRSFDEIALLVPGVAPPPQTIGDVAGPGVGPGVGSAGQFSVNGLRSRGNNFTVDGSDNNDEDIGVRRQGFISFIPQPIESIEEFSIITLLAPAQFGRNIGAQVNAVSKAGGNKFNGSLYGHFNSSRLNARNQFDSTNGDATSPLRTAASQSVLLDGQPITVRNQSGGEDPFTFAEGGGTVGGAMLPNRLFYFFSGEYQRINAQREKNFAVPTVEQRGPFRSGATGIASNFFTGTQFQTPLFPTGPNSNAVFSLFPFVNDPTGIYGANTFTQTLRADGRGVILSGRLDDNFKIGDRAQSITGRYNFTDDDKTIPAVNEAIFSTVRSKIQTHNLSLFLNSDLSEASSSSRLFNQVRFSVGQTHLKFDEVRNTDFLTPSDDLPNTPFMLNTRAIFNVTLPQYNGQARYTRIQPGFGVVPESVENVIGPLGQVVIAGFSPLGVDVYNFPQDRINRTYQIADELSWRIGRHAFVFGADIRRTDLNSDLPRLARTLLTFNGAPRLIAEMGRARMEESVISVSCLRAIRVRSFVLRIWLGSEQRAIPFSRSTSIDRIRG; encoded by the coding sequence ATGATAAGAGTTTCCGGTAATTTTTCCGATTCGTCTTTGTTAGTCTTCAAAGCACAGAATTTCCTGGCCGGGATTCTACTGCTCATACTCCTGACGGTTGTCAGCATAGGTGCCCAGGATACCGTGACAGGTGGTTTTCAGGGTGACGTAAGCGATAATCGGACCGGTAACCCGATCGCCGGTGCTGTCGTGACTATCAGGAGCGACCAAACGGGCGCCACATATAACCTAACGACCGATTCTAAGGGCGTTTTCTTTCAGGGATTACTTGCTCCCGGTTCCTATCAGATAAGGATCGCCGTACCGGGCTTCAGGGAAAGGCTACTCCGTCGCGTGATACGGATCACCGCAACTGGAGACATCGTGCCTGTACCCGTTTCGATGGAGCCGGAAACTACACCTTCGGCTTCGCCCGTCGTTCCCGAAGAGCCCGATAATATACGGGTGGTGATCAACACGATCGACGCTCGCCGTTCGTCTTCCACGAAAAAAGAGGAGATAGCTCAGATCCCTATCGGTGGGAATGGAATTACGCGGAGTTTTGATGAGATCGCTCTTCTCGTCCCCGGCGTTGCCCCGCCGCCTCAAACGATCGGCGATGTGGCGGGTCCCGGAGTAGGCCCTGGGGTCGGTTCGGCAGGCCAGTTCTCGGTTAATGGGCTTCGCTCCCGTGGTAACAACTTCACCGTTGACGGTTCCGACAATAACGACGAGGACATCGGCGTTAGGCGGCAAGGATTTATCTCATTCATCCCGCAGCCGATAGAATCTATTGAAGAATTCAGCATAATAACGCTGCTTGCTCCTGCTCAATTCGGCCGCAATATCGGAGCCCAGGTGAATGCCGTTTCAAAAGCCGGCGGCAATAAGTTTAACGGATCACTCTACGGCCACTTCAATTCCAGCCGCCTTAACGCTCGAAACCAGTTTGACAGCACGAATGGCGATGCCACCTCGCCGCTTCGAACGGCGGCTTCGCAATCGGTACTGCTAGACGGGCAACCAATAACCGTTCGAAATCAGAGCGGCGGGGAAGATCCTTTCACATTTGCAGAAGGTGGGGGAACCGTTGGCGGAGCGATGCTGCCGAACAGACTCTTCTACTTTTTCTCTGGAGAATATCAGCGGATCAATGCCCAACGCGAGAAAAACTTCGCTGTGCCGACGGTTGAGCAACGCGGGCCGTTTAGATCCGGAGCGACCGGTATTGCGTCCAATTTTTTTACCGGCACTCAGTTTCAGACGCCTCTCTTTCCAACAGGGCCGAACAGCAATGCTGTTTTCAGCCTTTTTCCTTTCGTAAATGATCCAACTGGTATCTATGGTGCGAACACATTCACGCAAACCCTGCGGGCAGATGGCCGCGGGGTTATTCTCTCGGGCCGGCTGGACGATAATTTCAAGATCGGTGACCGGGCCCAGTCGATTACCGGCCGTTATAATTTCACCGATGACGACAAGACGATCCCAGCCGTCAACGAAGCGATCTTCTCCACCGTCCGGTCAAAGATCCAGACACACAATCTTTCGCTTTTCCTCAACAGCGATCTAAGTGAGGCTTCTTCATCCAGCCGGTTGTTCAATCAGGTTCGCTTTTCGGTCGGGCAGACCCATCTGAAATTTGACGAGGTTCGTAATACCGATTTTCTGACGCCAAGCGATGATCTGCCGAACACACCGTTCATGCTGAACACGCGGGCGATATTCAACGTGACGCTGCCTCAGTACAACGGTCAGGCACGCTACACACGCATCCAGCCCGGTTTTGGGGTCGTGCCGGAATCCGTTGAAAACGTCATCGGCCCGCTTGGCCAGGTCGTTATTGCCGGCTTCAGCCCGCTGGGTGTTGATGTATATAATTTCCCGCAGGATCGAATCAACCGAACCTATCAGATCGCGGACGAGCTGTCGTGGAGGATCGGCCGCCATGCATTCGTATTTGGAGCCGACATCCGCCGCACCGATCTAAACAGCGATCTACCGCGGCTGGCCCGTACATTGCTGACCTTCAACGGGGCTCCGAGATTGATCGCGGAAATGGGACGTGCTCGAATGGAGGAATCGGTGATTTCTGTTTCCTGCCTCAGAGCGATCCGCGTTCGATCATTCGTCCTGAGGATCTGGTTGGGTTCGGAGCAGCGAGCAATTCCATTCTCACGCTCAACGTCGATCGACCGGATTCGCGGGTGA